One genomic segment of Streptomyces niveus includes these proteins:
- a CDS encoding ABC transporter ATP-binding protein produces the protein MLGEGVTSTAETPAETLVDCQDAARTFGSGPAAVVAVHGATCQVRAGDRIAVTGPSGSGKSTLLHLLAALEAPTTGTVDRRGVGAGGTGVVFQGPSLIPALDVAENTALPLVLAGVPEDEARPRALDALTLVGAADLAGKLPEEISGGQSQRVAVARVLALRPRLVLADEPTGQLDRATGQRIIDVLIAAADEIGAALVVTTHDPAVAERFAERWEMHEGRLRPRHGPPARTGETARREEES, from the coding sequence ATGCTGGGGGAGGGCGTCACGAGCACCGCAGAGACACCGGCCGAGACGCTGGTCGACTGTCAGGACGCCGCCCGCACCTTCGGCAGCGGACCGGCCGCCGTCGTGGCGGTGCACGGGGCGACCTGCCAGGTGCGCGCCGGCGACCGGATCGCGGTGACCGGGCCGTCCGGCTCCGGCAAATCGACCCTGCTGCATCTGCTCGCCGCCCTGGAGGCGCCCACGACCGGCACGGTCGACCGCCGGGGTGTCGGGGCGGGCGGGACCGGCGTCGTCTTCCAGGGGCCGAGTCTGATCCCCGCCCTCGACGTGGCCGAGAACACCGCACTCCCGCTGGTCCTGGCGGGCGTACCCGAGGACGAGGCACGACCGCGGGCGCTGGACGCGCTGACCCTGGTGGGCGCCGCCGATCTGGCCGGCAAACTGCCCGAGGAGATCTCGGGCGGCCAGTCGCAACGCGTCGCCGTCGCACGGGTGCTGGCACTGCGCCCCCGCCTCGTTCTCGCGGACGAGCCCACCGGCCAGCTGGACCGCGCGACCGGTCAGCGCATCATCGACGTCCTCATCGCCGCCGCCGACGAGATCGGTGCCGCGCTGGTGGTCACCACCCATGACCCGGCGGTGGCCGAGCGGTTCGCCGAACGGTGGGAGATGCACGAAGGCCGACTGCGACCGCGGCACGGTCCGCCCGCACGAACCGGGGAAACAGCACGCAGGGAAGAAGAGTCATGA
- a CDS encoding ABC transporter ATP-binding protein: protein MTTARAPETDALRARDLYRFYRSGEEETLALRGVDLRVRYGESVAVIGPSGSGKSTLLACLAGLDEPDGGTVHVGGERISHRPEAERARMRARRIGVLSQSGNLIAHLDVAANIRLARTAAPGTGGPSVHALLDQVGLGHRARAVPRELAGGELARAGLAVALANDPDILLADEPTGELDGATEQRILQLLRSRALAGGGVLLVTHSPEAVKIADRVITLRDGRAS from the coding sequence GTGACCACCGCGAGGGCCCCGGAGACGGACGCGCTGCGGGCCCGGGACCTGTACCGCTTCTACCGGTCGGGCGAGGAGGAGACCCTCGCGCTGCGCGGGGTCGATCTGCGCGTCCGGTACGGAGAGAGCGTCGCCGTCATCGGGCCGTCCGGCTCCGGCAAGTCGACCCTGCTCGCCTGCCTGGCCGGGCTGGACGAGCCGGACGGCGGCACCGTACACGTCGGCGGGGAACGGATCAGCCACCGGCCCGAGGCCGAACGGGCCCGCATGCGGGCACGCCGTATCGGGGTGCTCTCACAGTCCGGGAATCTCATCGCCCATCTGGACGTCGCCGCCAACATCCGACTCGCCCGCACGGCCGCCCCCGGTACGGGCGGCCCGTCCGTCCACGCGCTGCTCGACCAGGTCGGGCTGGGCCACCGGGCCCGCGCCGTCCCCCGGGAGCTGGCCGGCGGCGAACTCGCCCGCGCGGGCCTGGCCGTGGCCCTGGCCAACGACCCGGACATCCTCCTCGCCGACGAACCGACCGGGGAGCTGGACGGGGCGACGGAGCAGCGCATCCTCCAACTGCTGCGATCCCGCGCCCTGGCGGGCGGCGGGGTGCTGCTGGTCACCCACAGCCCCGAGGCCGTGAAAATCGCCGACCGGGTCATCACCCTGCGCGACGGGAGGGCGTCATGA
- a CDS encoding sensor histidine kinase: protein MRQRVVRVALVAAAVALALLVVPLAVAIRVSFFADERGELERTAMAAAVRVGPRFAAGDPVELPPGPDEGRLGIYDGQLRLRVGTGPRTADTVTRRALDDSVVEEHTGGELVAAVPVSQDERVIGVVRASVGAGSVWNRVLLAWAALGGVVLVALGVAVLVARRQARSLSEPLEALSRTSRAIADGDLTARAAGSRVAEIDQVARTHNEMVQRLSELLRHERHFTANASHQLRTPLTGLRLGLETALNDSGADPRAALEEALEQSQYLQDTIDEVLRLAGERAATASRPAGRPVGALLEYAETRWHGPLAQDGRRLDLVIEQAAAALTVPGRTTAQILDILLDNARRHGSGTVTVTLREIGDAPAVDVGDEGRITTDPATLFERGTTTGPGQGIGLSLAADLAESTGARLRLTRRAPTRFTLLLPESRGSD from the coding sequence ATGAGACAGCGTGTGGTCCGGGTGGCCCTGGTGGCGGCGGCCGTCGCCCTCGCCCTGCTGGTCGTGCCGCTCGCCGTGGCCATCCGGGTGTCGTTCTTCGCCGACGAGCGCGGCGAGCTGGAGCGTACGGCGATGGCCGCCGCGGTCCGCGTCGGTCCCCGATTCGCCGCGGGCGATCCGGTCGAACTGCCGCCCGGACCCGACGAGGGGCGGCTCGGCATCTACGACGGGCAGTTGCGCCTGCGTGTGGGCACCGGGCCACGGACCGCGGACACGGTCACTCGCCGGGCGCTGGACGACAGCGTGGTCGAGGAACACACCGGCGGCGAGCTGGTGGCCGCGGTGCCCGTGTCCCAGGACGAACGGGTCATCGGGGTGGTCCGTGCCTCGGTCGGTGCCGGGAGCGTCTGGAATCGTGTTCTCCTGGCCTGGGCGGCCCTGGGCGGCGTGGTGCTGGTGGCCCTGGGCGTGGCCGTCCTCGTCGCCCGGCGCCAGGCACGCTCCCTGAGCGAGCCGTTGGAAGCCCTATCCCGTACTTCGAGGGCGATCGCCGACGGCGACCTGACCGCCCGGGCGGCCGGCAGCCGGGTCGCCGAGATCGACCAAGTGGCCCGTACGCACAACGAGATGGTGCAGCGTCTGTCCGAACTGCTCCGCCATGAACGGCACTTCACCGCCAACGCGTCCCATCAGCTGCGCACTCCGCTGACCGGTCTGCGGTTGGGGCTGGAAACGGCCCTGAACGACTCCGGCGCGGACCCGCGCGCCGCGCTGGAGGAGGCGCTTGAGCAGTCCCAGTACCTCCAGGACACCATCGACGAGGTACTCCGGCTGGCCGGGGAGCGGGCCGCGACCGCCTCCCGCCCCGCCGGCCGTCCGGTCGGCGCGCTGCTGGAGTACGCCGAGACGCGCTGGCACGGCCCGCTCGCCCAGGACGGCCGGCGCCTCGATCTCGTCATCGAACAAGCGGCCGCCGCGCTGACCGTCCCCGGCCGGACCACCGCCCAGATCCTCGACATCCTGCTGGACAACGCACGGCGGCACGGCAGCGGAACGGTCACGGTGACTCTGCGGGAGATCGGCGACGCCCCGGCCGTCGACGTCGGCGACGAGGGACGGATCACCACCGACCCGGCGACGCTCTTCGAGCGCGGCACCACCACCGGGCCGGGCCAGGGCATCGGACTCTCCCTCGCCGCCGATCTCGCCGAAAGTACGGGGGCACGGCTCAGGCTGACCCGCCGGGCGCCGACACGCTTCACCCTGCTGCTCCCCGAGAGCCGGGGATCGGACTGA
- a CDS encoding glycosyltransferase, protein MRRTRLTTAVLATALGLAGALATGPVAGAAARAGCQYKVVWPTAGVYETPHPNSAVVKTKHAGDIVGASTCEGATYNEWSYVLVATDAAADGRGWMRAEAVVYV, encoded by the coding sequence ATGCGCAGAACCCGTCTCACCACTGCTGTTCTGGCCACCGCGCTCGGCCTCGCCGGCGCACTCGCCACCGGCCCGGTCGCCGGCGCCGCGGCGCGGGCCGGATGCCAGTACAAGGTGGTGTGGCCGACGGCCGGCGTCTACGAGACACCGCACCCCAACAGTGCCGTGGTGAAGACCAAGCATGCCGGTGACATCGTCGGCGCCTCCACCTGCGAAGGCGCCACTTACAACGAGTGGAGCTATGTCCTGGTCGCCACCGACGCGGCGGCCGACGGCCGCGGCTGGATGCGCGCCGAAGCCGTCGTCTACGTCTGA
- a CDS encoding phosphate ABC transporter ATP-binding protein: MTAVTTSLPTVSASSRAASPATLEAEEISAWFADHKVLDRVSLTMPALEVTALIGPSGCGKSTFLRILNRMHELIPSASLAGRVLLDGDDIYDRGRRITRARREIGMVFQKPNPFPAMSLYDNVLAGLKLNGIRANSSGKDSLVEECLTKAGLWREVKDRLRQPGGALSGGQQQRLCIARSLAVRPRVLLMDEPCSALDPTSTRRIEETIADLKEEVTIVIVTHNMQQAARVSDNCAFFLAEQGTPGVIVEHGTTDAMFNSPQDSRTSDYVNGRFG; encoded by the coding sequence ATGACCGCCGTCACCACGTCCCTGCCCACGGTCTCGGCGAGCAGCCGCGCGGCGTCCCCGGCGACGCTCGAAGCCGAGGAGATCTCCGCCTGGTTCGCCGACCACAAGGTCCTCGACCGGGTCTCGCTCACCATGCCCGCCCTGGAGGTCACCGCCCTCATCGGCCCCTCCGGCTGCGGCAAGTCGACCTTCCTGCGCATCCTCAACCGCATGCACGAGCTGATCCCCTCCGCCTCACTCGCCGGCCGGGTCCTGCTCGACGGCGACGACATCTACGACCGGGGCCGCCGGATCACCCGCGCCCGCCGTGAGATCGGCATGGTCTTCCAGAAGCCCAACCCGTTCCCCGCGATGTCGCTGTACGACAACGTCCTCGCCGGGCTGAAGCTCAACGGCATCCGGGCGAACAGCTCCGGCAAGGACAGCCTGGTCGAGGAGTGCCTGACCAAGGCCGGCCTGTGGCGCGAGGTGAAGGACCGGCTCCGCCAGCCCGGCGGCGCGCTCTCCGGCGGCCAGCAGCAACGCCTGTGCATCGCAAGGTCGTTGGCGGTACGCCCCCGTGTCCTGCTGATGGACGAACCGTGCTCCGCGCTGGACCCCACCTCCACCCGCCGTATCGAGGAGACCATCGCCGACCTCAAGGAGGAGGTCACCATCGTCATCGTCACGCACAATATGCAGCAGGCGGCCCGCGTCTCCGACAACTGCGCGTTCTTCCTCGCCGAACAGGGCACGCCCGGAGTGATCGTCGAGCACGGGACCACCGACGCGATGTTCAACTCCCCGCAGGACAGCCGCACATCGGACTACGTGAACGGCCGCTTCGGATGA
- a CDS encoding sortase codes for MTTVLTAPSPPSPPPSPPGPAAASRPGSGSGSDSGNDRPPPARPGLALAGAALCVLAAVLLGFAANLTVVGHLQHARDQQTAYDELRDQLARGTAPVGQQTYDGKTLAMGAPVALLRIPSLGLREVVTEGTTSGVLMSGPGHRRDTALPGQEGTSVIMGRQWGYGSPFNALGKLTPGTSIEVTTGQGKAVYEVLGVRRPGDKLPTPLAQGRGRLTLMTASGPAYTPAGVLRVDAALTTPIQPSPPRPLRSGWIGPAEEALGGDNGAWLAVFLWSQALLLAALVTVWLHRVWGTWQTWITAGPVLTALGIAVSGAATRILPNLL; via the coding sequence GTGACGACCGTGCTGACCGCGCCATCACCACCCTCCCCACCGCCTTCACCGCCCGGCCCGGCGGCAGCGTCACGTCCGGGCTCCGGCTCCGGCTCCGACTCCGGCAACGACCGGCCGCCCCCGGCCCGTCCCGGACTCGCGCTCGCCGGAGCGGCCCTGTGCGTGCTCGCCGCCGTGCTGCTCGGCTTCGCCGCCAACCTCACCGTCGTCGGACACCTCCAGCACGCCCGCGACCAGCAGACCGCCTACGACGAGCTGCGCGACCAACTCGCGCGCGGCACCGCCCCGGTGGGCCAGCAGACCTACGACGGCAAGACCCTCGCCATGGGCGCACCCGTCGCACTCCTGCGCATCCCCTCCCTCGGACTGCGCGAGGTCGTCACCGAGGGCACCACGTCCGGCGTCCTCATGTCCGGCCCCGGCCACCGCCGCGACACCGCGCTGCCCGGCCAGGAGGGCACCAGCGTGATCATGGGCCGCCAGTGGGGTTACGGCAGCCCCTTCAACGCGCTCGGCAAGCTGACGCCCGGCACCTCGATCGAGGTGACGACCGGTCAGGGCAAGGCCGTGTACGAAGTGTTGGGCGTCCGCCGCCCCGGCGACAAGCTGCCCACACCGCTCGCCCAGGGCCGTGGCCGGCTCACCCTCATGACCGCGTCGGGCCCCGCGTACACCCCCGCCGGTGTGCTGCGCGTCGACGCCGCGCTCACCACCCCGATCCAGCCCAGCCCGCCCCGGCCGCTGCGCAGCGGCTGGATCGGCCCCGCCGAGGAGGCGCTCGGCGGCGACAACGGCGCCTGGCTCGCGGTCTTCCTCTGGTCGCAGGCCCTGCTGCTCGCCGCGCTCGTCACCGTCTGGCTGCACCGGGTGTGGGGGACCTGGCAGACCTGGATCACCGCGGGACCCGTGCTGACCGCGCTCGGTATCGCCGTCTCCGGAGCCGCCACCCGCATCCTGCCCAACCTTCTCTGA
- a CDS encoding Ig-like domain-containing protein: MRITAPPNARPGSSAVTALLLCCSLLLAAAAVVVGLAPQARAEGELGELTFTTTSGKIADNPTFPKVGTDAACPADFGAQLQVSVVVPSGGTALLGRTTAGAPYDQGPVTADIPTGTSLEGRLRAAIPDGSLDGTYEIRLFCRNATNFGPEYFTTQVQVTGDSWAVKAAAATPTTTDLTATPAGTAPVGAEVTLKAAVTPGDAAGKVTFLDGTTVLGAVDVATGGAELKTSALTLGAHSLTAKFAPTDPALFDPSESQAANYTITEAGSSPPPDPDPTDEPADLDVTDEDGTPLDVNPTLTAGQKVLVTARGYTKDAKVKVVLTNSEETFPDATADAEGTVADYEFTVPDPLADGSYTLTLTEDKAEGHLVEFVFSIGEAPGPDPSPSDSQGADGGVDGGSTGGSDGGATGGSGDSGGGDGGGTGPLASTGSSALTLGLAALSLCGLGALFVVRARRGDLLKF, encoded by the coding sequence ATGAGAATCACCGCACCACCGAACGCACGACCCGGCTCGTCCGCCGTCACCGCCCTGCTGCTGTGCTGCTCGCTGCTGCTGGCAGCGGCGGCCGTCGTCGTCGGCCTCGCCCCCCAGGCGCGGGCGGAGGGGGAACTCGGCGAGCTGACGTTCACGACGACATCGGGCAAGATCGCCGACAACCCGACCTTCCCGAAGGTCGGCACCGACGCGGCCTGCCCCGCGGACTTCGGCGCGCAGCTCCAGGTCTCCGTGGTCGTCCCCTCGGGCGGTACGGCCCTGCTCGGCCGGACGACCGCCGGCGCGCCCTACGACCAGGGCCCCGTGACGGCCGACATTCCCACGGGGACGTCGCTGGAGGGCCGGCTGAGGGCGGCGATTCCCGACGGGTCGCTCGACGGAACGTACGAGATCCGGCTCTTCTGCCGTAACGCGACCAACTTCGGCCCCGAGTACTTCACCACCCAGGTCCAGGTGACCGGCGACTCCTGGGCGGTCAAGGCCGCCGCCGCCACACCGACCACCACGGACCTCACCGCGACGCCCGCCGGCACCGCGCCCGTCGGGGCCGAGGTCACGCTGAAGGCCGCCGTCACCCCCGGTGACGCGGCGGGCAAGGTGACGTTCCTCGACGGCACCACCGTGCTGGGCGCGGTCGATGTCGCAACCGGCGGCGCGGAGTTGAAGACGTCGGCGCTCACCCTCGGCGCGCACTCGCTGACCGCCAAGTTCGCCCCGACCGACCCGGCCCTCTTCGACCCGTCCGAGTCGCAGGCCGCCAACTACACGATCACCGAGGCCGGTTCGTCACCCCCGCCGGACCCCGACCCGACCGACGAGCCGGCGGACCTCGACGTCACCGACGAGGACGGCACACCGCTGGACGTCAACCCGACGCTCACCGCCGGACAGAAGGTCCTCGTCACCGCCCGGGGCTACACGAAGGACGCGAAGGTCAAGGTCGTGCTCACCAACAGCGAGGAGACGTTCCCCGACGCCACCGCGGACGCCGAAGGCACCGTCGCCGACTACGAGTTCACGGTGCCGGACCCGCTGGCGGACGGTTCGTACACGCTCACGCTCACCGAGGACAAGGCGGAGGGTCACCTCGTCGAGTTCGTCTTCAGCATCGGCGAGGCGCCTGGACCCGACCCGAGTCCGAGCGACTCGCAGGGCGCCGACGGCGGCGTTGACGGCGGCTCGACGGGGGGCTCGGACGGCGGTGCCACCGGCGGCTCGGGCGATTCCGGCGGCGGCGACGGCGGTGGCACGGGTCCGCTGGCGTCGACCGGCAGCAGCGCGCTGACGCTGGGGCTCGCCGCGCTGTCCCTGTGCGGTCTTGGCGCGCTGTTCGTGGTGCGCGCCCGGCGCGGAGACCTTCTCAAGTTCTGA
- the pstS gene encoding phosphate ABC transporter substrate-binding protein PstS, whose amino-acid sequence MRPATVSRLALAVASLLCALLAFHAPAAEAASFTKISGAGSTWSSNALDQWRRNVASNSGMTVNYAALGSSVGREQFKNGTADFAVSEIPYGLTEAGATDAPPKRGYAYMPIVAGGTAFMYNLKIGGKKVTNLRLSGEVVTKIFTGKITMWNHPEIRTDNPGLNLPAARVIPVVRSDGSGTTAQLTTWMSKQHPALWNDYCGRSGRSTPCGMTSYFPVVPGSSHIAKSGSLGVSGFTKQGHAEGAITYVEYSYAITTGFPVAKMLNASGFYVEPTASSVAVALLKARINEDKNSPNYLTQILDNVYRSADRRTYTLSSYSYMIIPTRAEQPFTTAKGRTLGTFANYFLCDGQQQAEELGYSPLPKNLVQAGFAQVRKIPGAPAGSTDIAKCRNPTFSADGSNTLADNAPYPKACDKRGPSQCTDGTAGAKEKTPVKPGATGGGSGGGTGGASTGGGSGGASAGASGGAATGGAASGGDTAGTAGANGSAAGTAAGGAVDPDTGELISDGGTGGDSSVVGNPVTLAAGESGGLRGVLMALSAVLLLGVVVGPPLTARALAARNRRKEGF is encoded by the coding sequence GTGAGACCGGCCACCGTCTCCCGACTCGCCCTGGCGGTAGCGTCGTTGCTCTGCGCGCTGCTCGCCTTCCACGCACCGGCCGCCGAGGCGGCCTCGTTCACCAAGATCAGCGGCGCGGGCTCCACCTGGAGCTCCAACGCGCTCGACCAGTGGCGCCGCAACGTCGCCTCCAACAGCGGCATGACCGTCAACTACGCCGCGCTCGGCTCCTCCGTCGGCCGTGAACAGTTCAAGAACGGCACCGCCGACTTCGCCGTCTCCGAGATCCCCTACGGACTGACCGAGGCCGGGGCCACGGACGCGCCGCCCAAGCGCGGTTACGCCTACATGCCGATCGTCGCGGGCGGCACCGCCTTCATGTACAACCTCAAGATCGGTGGCAAGAAGGTCACCAACCTGAGGCTGTCCGGCGAGGTCGTCACCAAGATCTTCACGGGCAAGATCACCATGTGGAACCACCCGGAGATCCGGACAGACAACCCCGGTCTCAACCTGCCCGCGGCCCGCGTCATCCCGGTGGTGCGCTCCGACGGCTCCGGTACGACCGCCCAGCTGACCACCTGGATGTCCAAGCAGCACCCCGCCCTGTGGAACGACTACTGCGGCCGGTCGGGACGCTCCACACCCTGCGGGATGACCTCGTACTTCCCCGTCGTCCCCGGTTCGTCGCACATCGCCAAGTCCGGCTCGCTCGGAGTCTCCGGCTTCACCAAGCAGGGGCACGCCGAAGGGGCCATCACCTACGTCGAGTACTCCTACGCGATCACGACCGGCTTCCCCGTGGCGAAGATGCTCAACGCGTCCGGCTTCTACGTCGAGCCCACCGCCTCCAGTGTCGCCGTGGCCCTGCTGAAGGCCCGTATCAACGAGGACAAGAACTCGCCGAACTATCTGACGCAGATCCTCGACAACGTCTACCGGTCGGCCGACCGCCGCACGTACACACTCTCCAGCTACAGCTACATGATCATCCCGACCAGGGCCGAACAGCCCTTCACCACCGCCAAGGGCAGGACACTCGGCACCTTCGCCAACTACTTCCTCTGCGACGGCCAGCAACAGGCCGAGGAGCTCGGCTACTCACCCCTGCCCAAGAACCTCGTCCAGGCAGGGTTCGCACAGGTCAGGAAGATCCCCGGCGCCCCCGCCGGCAGCACCGACATCGCCAAGTGCCGTAACCCCACCTTCTCCGCCGACGGTTCCAACACCCTCGCCGACAACGCCCCGTACCCGAAGGCGTGCGACAAGCGCGGGCCGTCGCAGTGCACGGACGGCACGGCGGGCGCCAAGGAGAAAACACCTGTCAAACCCGGTGCCACGGGCGGCGGTTCGGGCGGCGGCACCGGCGGCGCGTCCACGGGCGGCGGCTCGGGCGGCGCCAGCGCCGGAGCGAGCGGCGGCGCGGCGACGGGCGGAGCCGCTTCCGGCGGTGACACCGCAGGCACCGCCGGGGCCAACGGCTCCGCGGCGGGCACCGCGGCCGGCGGCGCCGTCGACCCCGACACCGGCGAGCTGATCAGCGACGGGGGCACCGGCGGGGACTCCTCCGTCGTCGGCAACCCCGTCACGCTCGCCGCCGGCGAGTCCGGCGGCCTGCGCGGCGTACTCATGGCCCTGTCCGCGGTCCTGCTGCTCGGCGTGGTCGTCGGCCCGCCGCTCACCGCCCGCGCGCTGGCCGCACGGAACCGACGCAAGGAAGGCTTCTGA
- the pstA gene encoding phosphate ABC transporter permease PstA, giving the protein MTIAPERPVAPGGTGPNLRAPTVGERRRSPGQLRATDVYAMLGAAAAALSLTALMFTRLLPFSGTVGFVVVAYVLFLALYGLLVSFDEDGPAVRDRIAAVVVQSLGLVMVTALAVVVIYTLWEGRKALPHLNFFTEDMAEAGPLDPLTSGGILHAILGTLQQITIALAITVPTGLLCAVFLNEVPGRFARFVRTVVEAMTALPSIVAGLFIYATIILALGFDRSGFAASLALSVMMLPIIIRAADVVIRLVPGNLREAAYALGTSRWRTVWHVVLPTARSGLTTSVILGTARGVGETSPVLLTAGFTAEINGNPFEGPQLSLPLATFEFVKSPEPTMIARGFGTAAALMALVLLLFVIARVIGGRGPGQLTRRQEHRRVRASRQDAARFAARTSTAANAARTSSSSAASGPGANSPAAQPSPPRTPRRSAP; this is encoded by the coding sequence ATGACCATCGCGCCGGAGAGACCGGTCGCACCGGGCGGCACCGGTCCGAATCTACGCGCGCCGACCGTGGGGGAGCGGCGCCGCTCGCCGGGCCAACTGCGCGCCACCGACGTGTACGCGATGCTGGGCGCCGCCGCTGCCGCCCTGTCCCTGACCGCGCTGATGTTCACCCGGCTGCTGCCGTTCAGCGGCACCGTCGGCTTCGTGGTCGTCGCGTACGTCCTGTTCCTGGCGCTCTACGGCCTGTTGGTCTCCTTCGACGAGGACGGGCCCGCCGTACGGGACCGGATCGCCGCCGTCGTCGTACAGAGCCTCGGCCTGGTCATGGTGACCGCGCTCGCCGTCGTCGTGATCTACACCCTGTGGGAGGGCCGCAAGGCGCTGCCACATCTGAACTTCTTCACCGAGGACATGGCCGAGGCCGGGCCGCTCGACCCGCTGACGTCCGGCGGCATCCTGCACGCGATCCTCGGCACCCTGCAACAGATCACCATCGCGCTCGCCATCACCGTGCCGACCGGGCTGCTCTGCGCGGTCTTCCTCAACGAAGTGCCGGGCCGCTTCGCCCGGTTCGTCCGCACCGTGGTCGAGGCGATGACCGCGCTGCCGTCGATCGTCGCGGGCCTGTTCATCTACGCGACGATCATCCTCGCGCTCGGCTTCGACCGGTCCGGCTTCGCCGCCTCCCTCGCGCTCTCCGTGATGATGCTGCCGATCATCATCCGGGCCGCCGACGTGGTGATCCGGCTGGTGCCGGGGAATCTGCGCGAAGCGGCGTACGCGCTCGGCACCTCACGCTGGCGCACCGTCTGGCACGTCGTACTGCCGACCGCGCGCTCCGGACTGACGACCTCCGTGATTCTCGGCACCGCGCGCGGGGTCGGCGAGACCTCGCCGGTACTGCTCACCGCCGGATTCACCGCCGAGATCAACGGCAATCCGTTCGAAGGGCCGCAGCTCTCCCTGCCCCTGGCCACCTTCGAGTTCGTCAAGTCACCCGAACCCACCATGATCGCCCGGGGTTTCGGCACCGCGGCGGCCCTGATGGCGCTCGTCCTGCTGCTGTTCGTCATCGCCCGCGTCATCGGCGGACGCGGCCCCGGACAGCTGACCCGCCGTCAGGAACACCGCCGGGTACGGGCCTCCCGGCAGGACGCGGCACGGTTCGCCGCCCGTACCTCCACCGCCGCGAACGCCGCCCGTACGTCCTCCTCCTCCGCAGCGAGCGGCCCCGGCGCCAACTCGCCCGCCGCACAGCCGAGTCCACCCCGTACCCCCCGAAGGAGCGCCCCGTGA
- the pstC gene encoding phosphate ABC transporter permease subunit PstC produces MPRRLYADPGLPDRVFRGVARGGGGLVLAVMLLVGGFLLYRAWQALSRAGWSFLTTEAWEPDAGRFGIAAVLVGTVLIALVAIVVAVPLAVGGALYISEYAPPRLRQTLIGVVDLMAAVPSVVYGLWGLFFFEGQILPTARWIATYLSWIPVFEVAGADPNDPLAPETVYTSSTLIAGVVVALMVAPIACSVMREVFSQAPVGEREGAFALGATRWGMISSVVLPFGKGGMIGGTMLGLGRALGETIGVYLIISPVFEIQWHVLQSGSSSVAALIALRYGEASEFGMSALMAAGFALFLMTLVVNFAASSIVARSRSGAASE; encoded by the coding sequence GTGCCCCGGAGGCTGTACGCGGACCCGGGCCTGCCCGACCGTGTCTTCCGGGGGGTCGCCCGGGGCGGTGGCGGACTGGTACTCGCCGTCATGCTGCTGGTCGGCGGGTTCCTGCTGTACCGGGCATGGCAGGCGCTGTCCAGGGCGGGTTGGTCGTTCCTGACGACCGAGGCATGGGAGCCGGACGCCGGCCGCTTCGGGATCGCGGCCGTCCTGGTCGGGACCGTACTGATCGCACTGGTCGCGATCGTCGTCGCCGTACCGCTCGCGGTGGGCGGCGCGCTCTACATCTCGGAGTACGCCCCGCCCCGGCTGCGCCAGACGCTGATCGGTGTGGTCGACCTGATGGCCGCCGTGCCGTCCGTCGTCTACGGGCTGTGGGGCCTGTTCTTCTTCGAGGGGCAGATCCTGCCCACCGCCCGCTGGATCGCCACCTATCTGAGCTGGATCCCCGTCTTCGAGGTGGCCGGGGCCGACCCGAACGACCCGCTCGCGCCCGAGACCGTCTACACGTCGTCGACCCTCATCGCGGGCGTCGTCGTGGCCCTGATGGTCGCGCCGATCGCCTGCTCGGTGATGCGCGAGGTGTTCTCGCAGGCCCCGGTCGGCGAGCGCGAGGGCGCGTTCGCGCTGGGTGCCACCCGCTGGGGCATGATCTCCAGCGTCGTCCTGCCGTTCGGCAAGGGCGGCATGATCGGCGGCACGATGCTCGGGCTCGGCCGCGCACTGGGCGAGACCATCGGCGTCTACCTGATCATCTCGCCGGTCTTCGAGATTCAGTGGCACGTCCTGCAGAGCGGCTCCAGTTCCGTCGCCGCGCTGATCGCCCTGCGCTACGGCGAGGCCAGCGAGTTCGGCATGTCGGCCCTGATGGCCGCGGGCTTCGCGCTCTTCCTGATGACGCTCGTCGTCAACTTCGCCGCGTCCTCGATCGTCGCGCGCAGCCGATCCGGCGCGGCCAGCGAATGA